In one Nocardioides sp. NBC_00368 genomic region, the following are encoded:
- a CDS encoding LytR C-terminal domain-containing protein — MLDSALTGLRTFIILAVLAAAVALAGAWGWKAMTAPFPQKVDVGPCVDTPVKKGSEVYPSQVVVTVLNASTRAGLATRAMTDLVDEGFVKGRTGNAPSGTKLRTVEVWTPDKDAPSAALVASWLGDAKIVEKKSDVPGIVVVTGENFPEVTGGDKTVTAKADATICSPPVE; from the coding sequence ATGCTCGACTCGGCCCTCACGGGACTTCGTACGTTCATCATCCTTGCCGTCCTCGCGGCTGCGGTCGCTCTGGCCGGTGCCTGGGGATGGAAGGCGATGACCGCACCCTTCCCGCAGAAGGTGGATGTCGGGCCGTGCGTGGACACCCCGGTCAAGAAGGGCTCGGAGGTCTACCCCTCGCAGGTGGTCGTGACCGTGCTCAACGCGAGCACGCGGGCCGGGCTCGCCACCCGGGCGATGACGGACCTCGTCGACGAGGGCTTCGTCAAGGGTCGGACCGGCAACGCCCCCAGCGGCACCAAGCTGAGGACCGTCGAGGTGTGGACGCCCGACAAGGACGCGCCCTCCGCCGCTCTCGTCGCGAGCTGGCTCGGCGACGCGAAGATCGTGGAGAAGAAGTCCGACGTCCCTGGCATCGTGGTCGTCACCGGCGAGAACTTCCCGGAGGTCACCGGCGGCGACAAGACCGTGACCGCCAAGGCGGACGCCACGATCTGCAGCCCTCCGGTCGAGTAG
- a CDS encoding potassium/proton antiporter — MSFDVHQLDMFVLIGSLVTLLAIMAVRVSTKAGLPSLLIYLLMGVLLGESVLGIRFDDAAVAHAIGFGALALILAEGGLTTSWKDVRPTFGLGMMLATVGVVVSIGIVAVGAHYLLGLPWQLAFLLGAVTSPTDAAAVFSVLRVVPLPKRLTGVLESESGLNDAPTVVIVTLIASGAIGENPPVVVAGIVVGELLVGIVIGLIVGFGGAWLMRRAALPSAGLYPLAVLTLAFLAYGGSSWLHGSGFAAIYVAALVLGNTDLPHRGATRSFAEGVAWLAQIGLFVMLGLLLSPGRIDLRTIGLALAAGLILTFIARPASVLVSTVVSRMSWRETVFVSWAGLRGAVPVVLTTIPLAEGVDGAEELFDLVFVMVVVYTLLTGPTLPWVARVLAVARPDDPRSLDLDVAPLEQIAADLIQLRIPRESRLHGVEVGELRLPAGSSVSLLIRDGQTMVPEGTTVLRARDVVLVVVPRHQREKAERRLELVSRKGRLAGWLR, encoded by the coding sequence ATGAGCTTCGATGTCCATCAGCTCGACATGTTCGTGCTGATCGGCTCCCTGGTCACGCTCCTGGCGATCATGGCGGTCCGGGTCTCGACCAAGGCCGGCCTGCCGTCGCTGCTGATCTACCTGCTGATGGGTGTCCTGCTCGGTGAGTCGGTGCTCGGGATCCGCTTCGACGACGCGGCGGTCGCGCACGCGATCGGCTTCGGCGCGCTGGCGCTGATCCTGGCCGAAGGTGGTCTGACGACGTCCTGGAAGGACGTACGTCCCACCTTCGGTCTCGGCATGATGCTGGCCACGGTCGGAGTGGTGGTCTCGATCGGGATCGTCGCGGTGGGGGCGCACTATCTGCTCGGGCTTCCCTGGCAGCTGGCGTTCCTGCTGGGGGCGGTGACCTCGCCGACCGACGCGGCTGCGGTGTTCTCCGTGCTGCGCGTGGTGCCGCTGCCCAAGCGGCTGACCGGTGTCCTCGAGTCCGAGTCGGGGCTCAACGACGCCCCGACCGTGGTGATCGTGACGCTCATCGCCAGCGGTGCGATCGGGGAGAACCCTCCGGTCGTCGTGGCCGGGATCGTGGTCGGCGAGCTGCTGGTGGGCATCGTGATCGGTCTGATCGTCGGTTTCGGTGGTGCGTGGCTGATGCGCAGGGCTGCGCTGCCCTCGGCCGGTCTCTACCCGCTGGCCGTGCTGACCCTGGCCTTCCTCGCCTACGGCGGGTCGTCCTGGCTGCACGGGTCCGGGTTCGCGGCGATCTACGTGGCAGCGCTCGTGCTCGGCAACACCGACCTGCCCCACCGCGGTGCCACCAGGTCGTTCGCCGAGGGTGTCGCCTGGCTGGCGCAGATCGGGCTCTTCGTGATGCTCGGGCTGCTGCTCTCCCCGGGACGTATCGACCTGCGGACCATCGGCCTCGCCCTGGCCGCCGGGCTGATCCTGACCTTCATCGCGCGGCCCGCGTCCGTGCTGGTCAGCACGGTGGTGTCCCGGATGTCGTGGCGCGAGACGGTGTTCGTCTCCTGGGCCGGGCTGCGTGGGGCGGTGCCGGTCGTCCTCACCACCATCCCCCTGGCCGAGGGGGTCGACGGTGCCGAGGAGCTCTTCGACCTGGTCTTCGTGATGGTCGTCGTCTATACGCTGCTGACCGGGCCGACGCTGCCCTGGGTCGCTCGGGTGCTCGCCGTCGCCCGCCCCGACGACCCTCGATCCCTCGACCTCGATGTCGCGCCGCTGGAGCAGATCGCGGCAGACCTGATCCAGCTCCGGATCCCGCGCGAGTCGCGCCTCCATGGCGTCGAGGTCGGCGAGCTCCGGCTGCCCGCGGGATCGTCGGTGTCGCTGCTGATCCGCGACGGACAGACCATGGTGCCGGAGGGCACCACCGTGCTCCGCGCTCGCGACGTGGTCCTGGTCGTCGTGCCCCGCCACCAGCGGGAGAAGGCGGAGCGGCGCCTCGAGCTGGTCAGCCGGAAGGGCCGTCTGGCCGGGTGGCTGCGCTGA
- a CDS encoding aminotransferase class I/II-fold pyridoxal phosphate-dependent enzyme, with amino-acid sequence MDRLTVAQRANVPPFHVMDMLERAAQRQRTYADLISLTSGQPSTGAPQAVTAEAVRLLQSGDPLGYTPAIGILELRQAIAGHHRAWHGIEVSPEDVIVTTGASGGFLASFLAAFDVGDKVAMARPSYPCYRNVLAALGCEVVEIPTGAAERFQPTVGQVQELHERVGLKGLVVASPANPTGTMLLPEELAGLARYCEEAGIQLISDEIYHGLTYATDGGRGRSAWETSRDAVVFGSFSKYFSMTGWRIGWLLAPAHLRRAIDVLVGNFTICPPALAQHAAVAAFTPDAYAELDGHVTRYAANRGVLLDGLRSLGVTEMAPADGAFYVYADVSRWTDDTMAWCHQILDRTGVAMAPGIDFDPVDGHRFVRLSFAGSAAEIEQGLDRLSTVLR; translated from the coding sequence ATGGACCGCCTGACTGTCGCCCAACGCGCGAACGTGCCTCCTTTTCACGTGATGGACATGCTCGAGCGGGCGGCGCAGAGGCAGCGGACGTACGCCGATCTCATCTCGCTCACCTCGGGACAGCCGTCGACGGGGGCGCCCCAGGCGGTCACCGCCGAGGCGGTGCGGCTCCTGCAGAGCGGTGACCCGCTGGGCTACACGCCGGCCATTGGGATCCTGGAGCTGCGGCAGGCGATCGCCGGGCATCACCGGGCCTGGCACGGGATCGAGGTCTCCCCGGAGGACGTGATCGTCACGACCGGTGCCAGCGGCGGGTTCCTGGCCAGCTTCCTGGCGGCCTTCGACGTCGGGGACAAGGTGGCGATGGCCCGGCCGTCCTACCCCTGCTATCGCAACGTGCTCGCGGCCCTCGGCTGCGAGGTCGTGGAGATCCCGACGGGTGCGGCCGAGCGGTTCCAGCCGACCGTCGGGCAGGTGCAGGAGCTGCACGAGCGCGTCGGGCTGAAGGGCCTGGTGGTGGCCAGCCCGGCCAACCCGACCGGCACGATGCTGCTCCCCGAGGAGCTGGCCGGACTGGCGCGCTACTGCGAGGAGGCCGGGATCCAGCTGATCTCGGACGAGATCTACCACGGCCTGACGTACGCCACCGACGGCGGCCGCGGCCGCAGCGCCTGGGAGACCTCGCGCGACGCCGTCGTGTTCGGCTCGTTCTCCAAGTACTTCTCGATGACGGGCTGGCGCATCGGCTGGCTGCTCGCTCCCGCCCATCTGCGGCGCGCGATCGACGTCCTGGTCGGCAACTTCACCATCTGTCCGCCGGCGCTCGCCCAGCATGCCGCCGTGGCCGCGTTCACGCCGGACGCCTACGCCGAGCTCGACGGCCACGTGACCCGCTACGCGGCCAACCGCGGCGTACTCCTCGACGGCCTCCGCTCGCTCGGCGTCACCGAGATGGCTCCGGCCGACGGCGCGTTCTACGTCTACGCCGACGTCAGCCGCTGGACCGACGACACCATGGCCTGGTGCCATCAGATCCTCGACCGCACCGGTGTCGCGATGGCTCCCGGGATCGACTTCGATCCCGTCGACGGCCATCGCTTCGTACGTCTCTCCTTCGCCGGCTCCGCCGCCGAGATCGAGCAGGGCCTCGACCGTCTCTCCACCGTCCTTCGCTAG
- a CDS encoding MerR family transcriptional regulator — protein sequence MSGLEGLVNIGDFARATGLTPKALRLYDDLGLLPPAEVDPHSGYRRYTSDQVGLARLVATLRLVGMPLARIREILDMPPAAAAAEVERYWRQVEADTATRRTMVSILVHAMRNEAQPMTTTTDRLHAEFGVSHEQGGRATQQDAILVTPELIAVADGFGDRDDLAGAVLTAYAAGGLSSAIQEVFAEVPKSGTTLTAIDLHGSVARITHIGDARVYLVRDGDVRQVTHDHTVVAAMVEAGQLTLDEARSHEHRALLNRALVPGVVADEISLDLLPGDRLVLSTDGVHSYVDDLAALIIAEAGPQEVADAVATAVVAAGEPDNHTIVVADLA from the coding sequence ATGAGCGGGCTGGAGGGGCTGGTGAACATCGGCGACTTCGCCCGGGCGACCGGGCTGACGCCGAAGGCACTGAGGTTGTACGACGACCTGGGTCTGCTGCCGCCTGCGGAGGTGGACCCCCACTCGGGCTACCGCCGCTACACGTCTGACCAGGTAGGACTCGCCCGGCTGGTGGCGACGCTGCGCCTGGTCGGGATGCCGCTGGCCCGGATCCGGGAGATCCTCGACATGCCACCCGCCGCCGCTGCAGCGGAGGTCGAGAGGTACTGGCGGCAGGTCGAGGCCGACACGGCGACGCGGCGCACCATGGTCTCCATCCTCGTCCACGCGATGAGGAACGAGGCACAACCGATGACAACCACCACCGACAGACTGCACGCTGAGTTCGGCGTCAGCCACGAGCAGGGTGGCCGCGCCACCCAGCAGGACGCCATCCTGGTGACCCCCGAGCTGATCGCCGTCGCCGACGGTTTCGGGGACCGCGATGATCTCGCGGGTGCGGTCCTGACTGCGTACGCCGCGGGCGGGCTGTCCTCGGCGATCCAGGAGGTCTTCGCCGAGGTGCCGAAGTCGGGCACCACCCTGACCGCGATCGACCTGCACGGCTCCGTCGCGCGGATCACCCACATCGGCGACGCGCGGGTCTACCTCGTGCGGGACGGGGACGTACGCCAGGTCACCCATGACCACACGGTGGTCGCCGCCATGGTCGAGGCGGGCCAGCTGACTCTCGACGAGGCTCGTTCCCACGAGCACCGGGCGCTGCTCAACCGCGCCCTCGTGCCGGGAGTCGTCGCCGACGAGATCTCGCTCGACCTGCTGCCCGGCGACCGACTCGTGCTGAGCACCGACGGCGTCCACTCCTACGTGGACGACCTGGCCGCCCTGATCATCGCCGAGGCCGGTCCGCAGGAGGTCGCCGATGCGGTCGCGACCGCCGTGGTCGCTGCCGGGGAGCCGGACAACCACACCATCGTGGTTGCCGATCTGGCCTGA
- a CDS encoding MarR family winged helix-turn-helix transcriptional regulator, translating to MADHVSTVMAQWERERPDLDITPQAVIARLHRLALRLTDELVEVYAQHGLGEGEFDVLATLRRQGAPYALTPKELGEQTMVSSGAVTKRVDRCLAQGWVSRGRRDEDGRGRRITLTESGRELIDAAFTDHIANEHRLLAVFSAAERRSLARLLEKWAEQTGA from the coding sequence ATGGCAGACCACGTCTCAACCGTGATGGCGCAGTGGGAGCGCGAGCGTCCCGACCTCGACATCACCCCGCAGGCCGTCATCGCCCGGCTGCACCGCCTCGCGCTGCGACTCACCGACGAGCTCGTCGAGGTCTACGCACAGCACGGACTGGGCGAGGGGGAGTTCGACGTGCTCGCGACGCTGAGACGGCAAGGCGCTCCGTACGCCCTGACTCCGAAGGAGCTCGGCGAGCAGACGATGGTCTCCTCGGGAGCGGTCACCAAGCGGGTCGACCGCTGCCTGGCCCAGGGCTGGGTCAGCCGGGGCCGTCGTGACGAGGACGGTCGGGGGCGCCGGATCACGCTGACCGAGAGCGGGCGTGAGCTGATCGACGCGGCCTTCACCGACCACATCGCCAACGAGCACCGTCTGCTCGCCGTCTTCAGCGCCGCCGAACGGCGGTCGCTCGCCCGGCTGCTGGAGAAGTGGGCCGAGCAGACCGGGGCTTGA
- a CDS encoding DMT family transporter, whose protein sequence is MESRLITLALTAIAPVAWGSGYFVTATFLPPDRPLFGAVVRALPFGLLLLALRPGLLRGSWWWRTAALGLLNFAAFFALVFVAAYRLPGGLAATLTAVSPIVVMLLAWAFAGERPRTGSLAAGVVGAIGVALLVLRGGASLDLVGVLAAFASVAVFSTGFILVKVWQPPVGLLTFTAWQLVLGGLVLAPVALLVEGPPPSLDLPAVGGYAYIGLVGTVVAYAVWFRGARRLPAAAVSLVGLLNPVAGILIGLAFAGEHLTPVSALGMALVLGGVLLGQPAVLDRIRARRTPEPGPCADVGVAG, encoded by the coding sequence ATGGAAAGTAGATTGATCACCCTCGCACTGACCGCGATCGCCCCCGTGGCATGGGGATCGGGCTACTTCGTCACGGCCACGTTCCTGCCGCCGGACCGTCCGCTGTTCGGTGCCGTGGTCCGGGCGCTCCCCTTCGGACTGTTGCTCCTGGCGCTCCGGCCGGGGCTGCTCCGCGGCTCCTGGTGGTGGCGCACGGCCGCGCTCGGGCTGCTCAACTTCGCGGCGTTCTTCGCCCTCGTCTTCGTCGCGGCCTACCGGCTCCCCGGCGGCCTCGCCGCGACCCTGACGGCGGTCTCGCCGATCGTGGTGATGCTGCTGGCCTGGGCGTTCGCCGGCGAGCGGCCACGCACGGGCTCGCTCGCCGCCGGCGTCGTCGGCGCGATCGGCGTGGCCCTGCTGGTACTCCGCGGCGGCGCGAGCCTCGACCTGGTCGGCGTCCTGGCCGCCTTCGCCTCGGTGGCCGTCTTCTCCACCGGCTTCATCCTCGTCAAGGTCTGGCAGCCGCCGGTCGGACTGCTCACCTTCACCGCCTGGCAGCTCGTCCTGGGTGGCCTCGTGCTCGCCCCCGTCGCCCTCCTCGTCGAGGGCCCACCGCCCTCGCTCGATCTCCCGGCGGTCGGCGGCTACGCCTACATCGGCCTCGTCGGCACGGTCGTCGCCTACGCCGTCTGGTTCCGCGGCGCCCGCCGGCTGCCCGCGGCCGCGGTGTCGCTGGTCGGCCTGCTCAACCCGGTCGCCGGCATCCTCATCGGCCTCGCCTTCGCGGGCGAGCACCTCACCCCGGTGAGCGCCCTCGGGATGGCGCTGGTGCTCGGTGGCGTCCTCCTCGGGCAGCCCGCTGTGCTCGACCGGATCAGGGCGCGACGTACGCCTGAACCGGGTCCGTGTGCGGACGTTGGAGTCGCCGGATAA